GGGTGTGGATCGGCGACACCACGACCATCACGCCCTTGGGAATCTCATAGCCGCACCACTCGAAGCTCTCGGTGGCCACGCGTGGGATGACCGGTAGCGGCGGATAGCGGCGGATGGTCTCCTTCATCACCCAGCCGAGCGCTTCGAGCTTGTCGAGATCGTCGAACTCGAGCCGGTCCGTGCCGAGTGTGATGCTCTCCTCGCGCACCCGCTGCTGCCACTCGGGATGGCGCGCGAGCTCGTACGTCATCGAGGTGAGCGTGCTGGTGGTGGTGTCGTGCGCCGCCATCATCAGGAAGATCATGTGATCGACGACGTCGGCGTCGGTGAAGCGGGCGCCCTCGTCGCTGACGGCACGGCAGAGCCGACTGAACATGTCGCCGCCCTCACCGGCGCGTCGTTCCGGAATCCGGCGCGAGAAGTAGTCGACCATGAACTCACGGCCGACGAGGCCGCGGTAGAACTCGAGCCCGGGGATGCGCAGGCGGATGCGCGACATCGATGCCGCCACCAGATCCTCGAAGACGTGATTCATCTTCGTCGTTTCCGGCCCGAGCTCGACGCCGACGAAGATCGACGCCGCGATGTCGAGCGTCAGCACCTTGAACGCCCGGAACGCATGGAACGGCGCCGCCTGCCCGCGCCATGCGGCCTGGCCACGCTCGACCATGGGGTTCATGCGCTCGAGGTACTGGCGGAGCGCCGGGCGCGTGAACGCCTCGTGCATGATCTTGCGATGCTCCCTGTGCTCGTCGCCGTCGCGCAGGAGCAAGCCGTTGGGGAAGATCCTGCCCATGATCATCGTCCACGGCTGCCGCGCCGAGAAGATGTGATCGCGGTCGAGGAGCACCAGGCGGTTGGCGTCGGGGCCGAAGAGATTGACCATCTTGAACGGCCCGGCGTTCAGCGCCACCACCGGGCCGCGCTCGGCGTACATCCACTGCAGGCGCGAGAGCATGTCGATGCGCTCCCGCTTCCCGCCGAGCAGCGCGCGCAGGGTCGCCCACCGGCCGGCCCGCGGAATGTCCGTGTGGGCTCGAAGCGAGGTCAGAGCGCGTGCGGTGCCGGCGTCGGCCATGCCATCCACATACGCCGGCCGGCGGCGGACCTCCACCTCGCGACATCCACCGGCAAACCGGTCAGGGCGCGAAGAAGCGCGCGATCCGATCACGATCCGCGGCCACGTCCTCGCGACCGAGGTCGAGCAAGCGGCCGCAGAAGGCCTCGTCGAACAGGAGGTAGCTCGCGAGCTCGGTGATTTGGGCTTCGGACCCGAGCCCTCGCAGCAGGTAGCGCACGGCGGGAGGGATGCGATCGGCCAGCTCGGAGGCGAGCTCGCGGACCAGCACGGAGGGACGAAGCCAGAGCACATCGATGCGACGAAACCCGTCGCCAGTCCCGATCACGGGGTACGTGACGACGCTCGCGTTCACGCGCTCGCTGTGCTCGACGTCGACCTCGATCGCGTCGAGCATGACCGCATCGAGCAGGACGCCCGCGATCTGCGCCACGGTCGGCACCTCGACGGGGCCGGGCGCCAGACTCGGCGGCGGCGGACCGCTGACACCGATCGCAATGATCCGCTGGGCGCCGAGATTGATCGCCGGGCTGAGCGGCGCCGTGTTCCGGATCGAGCCATCGCCGTAGTGGCGGCCGTCGATCGCCACGGACGGAAAGAAGATCGGGATCGCGCTCGACGCGAGCAGGTGGTCGACGGCGATGGCCGTTCGCTCGATGCGCCACCGACGACGGGTCCATGAGGGCAGATCCGCCGACCCGTCGAGGAAGATCACCCCACTCGAGGTATGGAGATCCGTCGCGACGATTGCGAGCGCGTCCAGGCGGCCGGCGGCGACGTGCTCACCGATGCGCGAGAGCGGGAGGTGTTGCGTGAGGAGCGCGCGCAGCGGCGACGTGTCGAGAAGCGCTTTCGGCTGAACGTCGCGCGTCGCGCCGCCGAACGACAGATCCCACGCCCATCGCAATCCGATGCGTCCCAGTGACGCCGCATCGGTCCGATAGACGTGCGACGGATGCATCCCACGCCAGACTCGCTCGAGCCGAGTGATACCGGCCTCGAAGTCGTCGGCATGGGCGGCGAGCGCCGCGCTGTTGATGGAGCCCGCGCTCGATCCGACGAACACATCGATGCCGGAACGCTCGCGGCCGAGAAATCCCTGTTCGAAGAGCCCGCGCAGGACTCCCACCTGATACGCGCCACGCGCTCCGCCGCCCGAGAGCACGAGGGCGGTGCGCGCTCGTTTCGAAGCCGTCACCATCGAACGGCACTAACGACGCGACAGCGCCGCTCGTCAAGCGTCCCGAGACGTCGCGTGATCCCGCGGCCAGATCGCCCATTGCTTCGATCCGACGGACGGCCGATCGTGCAGCCGGGGAACGCGAGCGCGCACGCGTGCCCGAGATCGGCGCCATGGCGCGCCCGAGTCGACTCCGGTGGCGGCGCGTGTCCATGCCATGATCGTTGCAAGACCCGGCCACCGCTCGGGTCGTCAGGCGGGCGCGTCGACGCGTCGATGTCGACACACGGGCTTCGGGGCTCTCGGAATCGCCGCGAAGCGCCTGACCGGTGGCTCAGGTCTGCCG
The DNA window shown above is from Candidatus Eisenbacteria bacterium and carries:
- a CDS encoding cytochrome P450 encodes the protein MADAGTARALTSLRAHTDIPRAGRWATLRALLGGKRERIDMLSRLQWMYAERGPVVALNAGPFKMVNLFGPDANRLVLLDRDHIFSARQPWTMIMGRIFPNGLLLRDGDEHREHRKIMHEAFTRPALRQYLERMNPMVERGQAAWRGQAAPFHAFRAFKVLTLDIAASIFVGVELGPETTKMNHVFEDLVAASMSRIRLRIPGLEFYRGLVGREFMVDYFSRRIPERRAGEGGDMFSRLCRAVSDEGARFTDADVVDHMIFLMMAAHDTTTSTLTSMTYELARHPEWQQRVREESITLGTDRLEFDDLDKLEALGWVMKETIRRYPPLPVIPRVATESFEWCGYEIPKGVMVVVSPIHTHHMEEWWPDPFRWDPERFTPARAEDERHTHSWVPFGGGPHLCIGLRFAEVQVKAIMHQMLRRYRWSVPADYRMPVQQAPISKPLDGLPIELRAL
- a CDS encoding patatin-like phospholipase family protein — its product is MVTASKRARTALVLSGGGARGAYQVGVLRGLFEQGFLGRERSGIDVFVGSSAGSINSAALAAHADDFEAGITRLERVWRGMHPSHVYRTDAASLGRIGLRWAWDLSFGGATRDVQPKALLDTSPLRALLTQHLPLSRIGEHVAAGRLDALAIVATDLHTSSGVIFLDGSADLPSWTRRRWRIERTAIAVDHLLASSAIPIFFPSVAIDGRHYGDGSIRNTAPLSPAINLGAQRIIAIGVSGPPPPSLAPGPVEVPTVAQIAGVLLDAVMLDAIEVDVEHSERVNASVVTYPVIGTGDGFRRIDVLWLRPSVLVRELASELADRIPPAVRYLLRGLGSEAQITELASYLLFDEAFCGRLLDLGREDVAADRDRIARFFAP